In Lysobacter luteus, a single window of DNA contains:
- a CDS encoding nuclear transport factor 2 family protein — MKSVATFLVLILAAGGISTVSAQTAPDAASHAHHPAAADQPQIDVPAQAGAAVAVAERFSDALASGDLKTVEELLARDVLILESGGAERSRDEYLGHHAISDAKFLEGTHRQLLRRRARTAGDLVWIGSESELHAKKDGKPLVLLSAETMVLRQTPEGWRIAHIHWSSRTKR, encoded by the coding sequence CAGCACCGTGTCCGCCCAGACCGCGCCCGATGCGGCTTCGCACGCGCACCACCCGGCAGCGGCGGACCAGCCGCAGATCGACGTGCCTGCCCAAGCCGGAGCGGCCGTGGCGGTCGCCGAACGGTTCAGCGATGCCCTGGCCAGCGGCGACCTGAAAACAGTGGAAGAGCTGCTCGCCCGGGACGTACTGATCCTGGAATCGGGCGGGGCCGAACGCAGCCGCGACGAGTACCTCGGCCACCACGCCATCAGTGACGCAAAGTTCCTGGAGGGAACCCACCGCCAGTTGCTGCGGCGCCGTGCACGCACTGCCGGCGACCTCGTCTGGATCGGCAGCGAGAGCGAACTACACGCCAAGAAGGACGGCAAACCCCTGGTGCTGCTCAGCGCCGAGACCATGGTGCTCCGGCAGACACCGGAGGGCTGGCGGATCGCCCACATCCATTGGTCGTCACGGACCAAGCGTTGA